The Aspergillus chevalieri M1 DNA, chromosome 5, nearly complete sequence genome includes a region encoding these proteins:
- a CDS encoding uncharacterized protein (COG:G;~EggNog:ENOG410QDJA;~InterPro:IPR020846,IPR011701,IPR036259;~PFAM:PF07690;~TransMembrane:7 (n11-19c24/25o48-68i80-100o188-206i213-233o239-261i273-294o306-327i);~go_function: GO:0022857 - transmembrane transporter activity [Evidence IEA];~go_process: GO:0055085 - transmembrane transport [Evidence IEA]), translated as MIQAACNDFKALAVLRALGGAAEACADPAFMLITSMWYTRREQPVRMGLWYTANGLGIALGGLLGYGIGNIKGALPSWKYEFIVIGSLCSAWGIVMFIFLPDSPVTAPGLNQRQRRMAVERLKENQTGIENKHLKPRQVLEAFLDYKLYIFFLLGVVCNIPNGGISNFGTIIIQGFGFSTLVTTLMQIPYGVLIALSILACVYFNDRFENRRCVFILIFLLPNIAGSFGLRFVSVEQKVGRLICYYLTGPYNAAFVMILSMQVANTAGHTKKVVTNAVLFLGYCAGNLAGPFFYKDSQKPLYELGIWSMIVSHLIEVVLITALGFLLRWENQKRDRIQSQMEGGLEGRDLDATAFLDLTDRENLNFRYIY; from the exons ATGATTCAAGCCGCATGCAACGATTTCAAAGCCCTTGCCGTCCTTCGAGCCTTGGGAGGAGCTGCAGAAGCTTGCGCGGACCCGGCTTTTATGCTCATCACGAGTATGTGGTACACGCGACGAGAACAACCAGTTCGAATGGGATTGTGGTATACTGCCAATGGACTTGGGATTGCGCTTGGTGGCCTGCTCGGGTATGGCATTGGAAACATAAAAGGTGCTCTTCCTTCGTGGAAGTACGAGTTTATCGTGAT TGGCTCCCTCTGTTCCGCATGGGGAATCGTCATGTTTATCTTCCTTCCGGATTCGCCCGTCACTGCACCGGGCCTCAACCAGAGACAACGTCGAATGGCCGTTGAGCGATTGAAAGAAAACCAGACAGGTATCGAGAACAAGCATCTCAAGCCGCGACAAGTGCTCGAAGCATTCTTAGACTACAAGCTCTacattttctttctcttgggTGTCGTCT GCAATATCCCAAACGGCGGAATCTCCAACTTCGGAACGATCATCATCCAAGGCTTCGGTTTCTCAACCCTAGTTACCACACTGATGCAG ATCCCCTATGGCGTTCTAATCGCCCTCTCTATCCTCGCATGCGTCTACTTCAACGATAGATTCGAGAACCGACGCTGCGTCTTtattctcatcttcctccttcccaaCATCGCTGGTTCATTCGGTCTGCGCTTCGTATCGGTGGAGCAGAAAGTCGGCCGCTTGATTTGTTACTACTTGACGGGGCCGTATAACGCGGCTTTCGTTATGATTCTGAGTATGCAGGTTGCAAACACGGCAGGCCACACCAAAAAGGTCGTCACCAACGCAGTCCTGTTCCTCGGATATTGCGCAGGGAACCTCGCAGGTCCATTTTTCTACAAAGATTCTCAAAA ACCTCTATACGAACTAGGCATCTGGTCCATGATCGTCTCCCACCTGATCGAAGTCGTCCTCATTACAGCCCTGGGTTTCCTCCTTCGCTGGGAGAATCAAAAACGGGATCGCATTCAATCACAGATGGAAGGTGGTTTGGAAGGGAGAGATTTGGATGCCACTGCATTTTTGGATTTGACGGATCGGGAGAATTTGAA TTtccgatatatatattga
- a CDS encoding putative MFS allantoate transporter (COG:G;~EggNog:ENOG410QDJA;~InterPro:IPR036259;~TransMembrane:2 (i106-133o145-165i)) codes for MACLSLSSKWSSHPSSVRRYLRYRDIYRWVEIDKMGDAKSDLDSKTNAAETPTIEHEESAQESKWKTAKPADGDVAMALFSDPTDLHEDVDPVEMRKLIWKIDFMILPYLAVCYAFFYIDKTTLSYAAIFGIVDDLNLHGTQYSWLSSVFYIGFLIWAFPTNFLMQRLPIGKYLGVNIFMWCVNRRIPAHVN; via the exons ATGGCctgtctctctctttcctcgAAGTGGTCGTCTCATCCCTCTTCCGTTCGTCGCTACTTGAGGTACCGCGACATCTACCGCTGGGTTGAAATAGACAAAATGGGTGATGCCAAGTCAGATCTCGACTCCAAAACTAATGCCGCGGAGACACCTACTATCGAACATGAGGAGTCCGCTCAGGAATCGAAATGGAAGACGGCAAAGCCAGCCGATGGCGATGTCGCCATGGCACTGTTCAGTGACCCAACCGACCTCCATGAAGACGTTGATCCGGTTGAAATGAGAAAGCTGATATGGAAGATTGATTTCATGATCTTGCCGTATCTTGCCGTCTGCTATGCGTTCTTCTACATTGACAAG ACAACTCTGAGTTATGCGGCCATTTTTGGCATTGTCGACGATCTCAATCTACACGGTACACAGTATAGCTGGCTCAGCAGTGTTTTCTACATTGGGTTCTTGATTTGGGCGTTTCCTACGAACTTTCTTATGCAGCGCTTGCCCATAG GAAAATATCTCGGTGTGAACATCTTCATGTGGTGCGTTAATCGTCGGATTCCCGCACATGTCAACTAA